The DNA window TGGCTCACTTATTTTGTCCCTCTTTGATTCATCTGTTTCTGATTTTGCATGTGGATTTTATTGTCTTTTTgtgtgatatatatattaagtaattttaaataataatataatatataatccaTCTGGAAGctctttgagtttaagcggagGGCCATGCTTGTgtgtgtcatgctagttctcctttatttcccaaaaaaataaaaataataatatatatacgtCTGGTATTTGCTTTCCCTGTTCTTTCAATGTGCCTGGTGGTGTCATGTCTTGATCCAGCATACTTGAGATTTCTTTTGTCATTGTAGAATTATGTCTATGgctatttaatttaaaagattaagtgcttattttagttaattttcttggataattattatttaaaattacttaattatttagattaagtttaaattaagttaaagcTTAATTTGGTAAGCTATGGATGTCTTAATTTGGCAATATAGTAAGAGCATGCAAAAGACAACTTCAAGCCTTAGGTCACTATAAGGGTAAACTGACTTTATCGACATTAGTTTCGGATTTTCACACTTATGAAATCAACTTACATATCAAGTACTTAATACTTAGATATTTCATGCTGTATATTCATCACTTATTTTTCACACTTCACTCATTAGGCATAAATTCAGTCTACATCCTTTTAACACttatttcagttttatcaaacacaccctaaatgATATCTCTCCCTCTATCcaatttatgttatgtttttccAATGCTCATCGAGCTGTAAAAGCATATTGGAACTCTTTATTTACTTAATTCTTTTGTTAATAAGTTACTCATTTGTTCCAtattcattttatcaaaaaatatacAAAGTATTGTTTCATTTTCTCACCCTCGTTCTATTGGCAATTCTGCATTCATAAACTGTTGAAATCTATATTTGGGTAGAAATTATGTTCCCTTTCTATATTCCAGTATGATACGACAACAGTTGATGAGCACAGAAGATATACGTCGCCAGAGGAAGAAAGCTCCTTGCACCCGGCGGGAAATTTGTATGATCCAGAAAGATTTACTGGAAGATGATATATTTATGGAACCCATACTTACTGGTGAGCTCATAATGGCAAAAGATTTGCTTTCATTCTTCTATTTTATTGTTGGTCCTCACAAATGAAACAATCCTTTTAAATGCTGTCAAAGTGTATGCAGATACACATCTATCTTGTCTTATCCGTATTACTATATTTTCAGCTTTCTGTTGAGGCCTTTCCTGCAGTGGTCcttattttagttatatatcaACTTACATAATAAAACTGTCTTTTCAGGTTTATCAGcacattttgttttgttatacaGTCAAACCTACGATCTGAGTAAGATCAATATCTACAAGAGTGGTGCAAAAAATATAGGTGAAGGTGACTCACTGATAAGCAATGACAGGATTGAACATCCTGTTGAAGGAGGATCTGAGTTGATAAATGCTGCTCAAACTGAATCAGAAGTTATCAATGCGAAAGTAGAAATATTCCATGGTTCTCATGCTGAAGAACAGATGAACAACCCTATAGGTGTTCCTGGACCCAATTCTACAACTGCAGAATTAGCTGATCTCACAGAACTTGAAATTCGAGAGACAAGTACTTTTGTTGTTGATATAGGTTCTGTTTCCATAAGTACGGACCAGTTTCCTCCCGACGCCTTAGATAATACCGCTTCCTTGCAAGAGAAGGAATTGGGACCTCTTTCTTTTGGGACTAATGAGGATGGAGAGAGCAATATGcttgaaaatgaagagaaggcAAAGGACGAGATCTTTCCAGAAGGAACACATGTTGATGGTTCAATAGAAAATTGTCCAGTTCAGGATGGTGAACATGGATTGGATTCTAATCCATGCTTACCAGAGAATGTGGAAGTTTATGACAAGGTTGAAAACGAGGTTTTTACTCTTGAAGAAGAGTTGATTCATAATGTCTTGAACCCAAACCTTTTGGACTTTGACGAAGAACCAAAAGTAGACACTTTGTTAACTGTTGATCATGACATGGACATGACACATGCACCCTTGATAGATTATGAATATCACGAATCTGAGCGAACTGATCCTTCCATGGCCACAGAGATTACTCCTACTGAACATCCTGCTATGGAAGATCATGTAAGTTTATTTCTAATTCCTTGTGTTAAAGAATCTGCTATTTAAGTCCATGCTCAAGTTCTTCTATGTGGGTCTtcgttttttttacttttgcagTACCATATATTGAGGTTTTGCTTTTCTGTATTGAATAACTAGTCTTATCGTTGAATTTGCCCCCCTTGAGTCTATATGATTGATTTCCTTACAATATAGTTTAAACTTCCCAACCAGGGTAGGTTAGCTCAAATGGTATGAGTTTTGAACTAAGAGGCTTATGTCTTAGGTCTTCTCTGCTAGGCCTCCTCCATGAACAGAAAACACTGCTCTCTCAAAagcaatgaaaaaaaaagtttatactCATATATAGACCGCTCATTTTGATCCATGTAAATGGCATTTTGTCATATACTTGCCTAAATTCGTATCACCatcttcttttataaaattaaatcatatcACCATCTTCTTTGTACACAAAAAATCTTCACCATCTTCTGATTCTcttttataacatataattagGAGCTCAATGTTTGAAATGCCATTTACACCCATAACCATGTTGCTCATATGAttgttctctctctctctctctatgtATACATGATGTGGTGCTGGGTATGTTTCTGAtatgcttatttatttattttattgttatgtaGGATTTTAATTACCAGGATGGACATGATACAGGTTAGTTTCTCTCTGATTATGAACTATGCTATTCCTCTTCTGGGAAGTGCTTGTAGTGACTCTTTATAAAATGACAAGGATTTCAATATATCTGGTCAATCTGTagtatttctttttattttctgcAATGCTCAGATTACTAATAGGTGTATTTTATACAGAGTGTGCATGGATTTGTGTCTGCAAGTTATCTTACATTCTTCTTTCTTCAAACTcattatagtatatatatacatattttgcAAACATCATATTCACTATCTTTATCTACATTCCTTATCTCTATCTATTCCTTATCCAGCAACTCCCTTTTCTCTCTTTAACAAATTCTGGTTCATTTGCCTTCTTGGTTATGTAAAGAAAAATCTTGTCATGAGGTCTCTTTTTCTAGTTTCTGATTTGATGGGTCTCTACTATCCACCCATGTATTTCCAGAGTTTCTCAAcgtagatgatgatgatgcttttgaaaatgatgatgatTGTATTCCAAATGGGGAAGAAGCTGGTGAAATGGAAAACAGTGGTTGGTCTTCTCGTACAAGGTACATCCTCCCATGAATGCCTTTTCTTGGTCTGAGATGTCCTTTTCCAGTGAAGTTATTTATTGTGTATAAAGAGTTAGTTCTTTGCTTTAATTACTGTTTACATGTCAATAAACTGCATCCTTGGGCAAAATTTCTTATAACTAGCATAGCTGCAATACAATGCACGTgcaattcaatttatttgaaacaaactTAAAAGATTACGTCTAATTCATTGTTAATGGTCATTTCATGAACTTATAGATCAATCTTATGCATTACTTTCAAAAGTCATGCTTGTtagttttcctttttttatagTTTGTAGATGAAGATAACTTTCAGTTATTCAGTGCAAGAATAAACtgtttaaaatcaaaatttggaCTAAACATGTTGAAATGGAGGCAAGGTAAACTCATCAAGTATTTTATGATGAACATAAAGAGCCTATTTTGAAACTGTTATTTGTTACATTGGAAAATTGCTAAAGATGAAATTGTAGGTGTAATGTATTTTTCGTTTGTGGTTTTTGTTGGTTCATTTGGTATACATATCATTTTTAGATCATGATTCAAATTATAGtttagatttttctttttctttttctttagtaTGATCCATATTATTTTCTActggaaaatatataaatgttatcaTTCTGTATTGTGATCAACACGAAAAAATGGTATAACAAAATAGTCATTCCCTTGATAATTAAGTATTCTTGAAACCTCTCATATAAGTAGCTGTGCAGCACCAGTCTTGTGCTGTCTTAACCCTGAAATTTCTTGCAGATCTGTTGCCAAGTATCTCCAAACTTTATTCGATAAAGAAGAAATTCAGGGGAGAAGAGTTCTTAGGATGGATAACCTCTTAAATGGTAGAACTCGGAAGGAAGCATCAAGGATGTTTTTCGAGGCACTGGTATGGATTTTTAAACTTgagttaattgattaaattgttGGTTTGCTTCTCCTCAATATTGTCTGAAATTTGACCTTTACGAACTCAGGTTTGGTTTGAGGGACAAAGAACAATTACTATTCATATCTCATTTTGAAAagagaatatttttataatttatgtcttGCAACCATATTTGTGCCTTTAAATGGGTCAGATGTGTGCATTTGATTTGAttgtttaacaaattaaatgataaagcAAAAGAGTTAAGATGTGCGGTATTCAATTTAAGATTGAACATAACCGATATTGTGACACCATTTGCAGGTTCTGAAAACGAAAGACTACATTCAAGTAGAACAGGGAGTTTCCTTCAACAACATTAACCTAATGCCTAGAGGAAAGCTCATGAAATCGGACTTCTGAGATTGTTCAAACCGGATAGCATATATAAGTACTTTTCAGTTAGAGGGAGAGGTTGTGTTAATCTTCCTTTATATCTATTGTTAACTAAGTAAGTTGTAATTTTTATTAGCTTGGGTTTATTCTCTCTTATGATAAGTAGTATTATAGCCTGAGTTAACTAGTTATATAAGCCAAATGGCACTTTGTATCAATAACTAGTAGATTTGTATAAGAGTACCTTCTATTAACATACATGGAGTCAAATATTTGTACATAAACTCTGTCAAATGTAGTAATATATgctaatcttatttatttatgcaTGTAAGTATGCATTGAGTCACTTTGTGGAAACTATGTTTTTGTTTCAGAAAATTTGAAGTTGTATCTCAGCCCAAACTAGGTATCCCCAAAAATGTAGTTTTACTGTCCATGACTATGGGGTAATAAAACTGTTTTTTAACCGAGTCAGATCACAACCAGAAAAGGTCTAGTTGGATCAAAAGtagaaattttcaaacaaatgttTTCTCTTCTCATTTGCTCTTGTTATGGATTTTATTGGTATTGTTGTGTTTTTCTGCATCTAAGcttaccttaatttttttttgtgtttgatttatatatatatataattaattctaattaaaagttacctataaaaatttaattagtaaataatataaaattaaatgcaaACAATTgattatttagatatataataatttacaaaatcaaaatttttattaaaaaactcaCCAATTATGCAAATTTGTTAAGGTGACTAATGGTAAATTAATTTGAACTTTTAAAACGATGAGTGTTGAAATAAaccaataaatcaaattttttattaaaaaaactcacCAATCATGCTATTTGTTAAGGTGACTAATGACAACtcatttgaattttcaaaatgatgagtattgaaataaaataaatcgaaataaaccaataaaataatgtaagaaAAACCTCTAACAAATATTATCAGCggtaattaaaattatatttaatcgATTTTTTGGTAAGCAATGCTGGAAAAGCTCATGTAATttaccttttatatatatatatatgatcgaAATGGTAAAAAAACTAGTACACATTATGAGATATAATATAAGAGAGCCTCCATAGGAAAgatcaaataactcattattaaaaatatgaaaagaattcTAGATCCGATGATTTGTTTCTTTTACCGTTAAGAAAGGGACTGACACATATTCGAGAAATGATCATTAATACAATCAGAAGAGGGTATGAGCAGCAAATGACTCACAAACCGTCTAGAGTATTATTCaaatcacaaatattttaaataaaaaatttgatccAACTAAATATGATGCTGCACCAAATAAAACACAATACCAACTCAAATCTAAGTGGTGAAAAGAAAACCAAGATACACTCTAACATTATAAAAGtcacaaaagaataaaaaataatgtcttttcaacttttctataatttttttttagagaaatgaaagacaaagagaaagagaggtgtttgatttatttatgcGCTTACATTGTTTGTATAAATTGTATGTATGAATGTACTTTGaagtttgaatatatttttttttattagaaaaatgttCTTTGGATTTGTTCAAACCCAATATTTCTTCCATTATTATCAGTTGTGCACTTGGGCTTCTTTTACCCATCTTTACCCTTTTTTCAGACCTAATATTCATCTCTTCTATTGCAttatttctttatcattttGCAAGGggtattatttgtatgttaacAACAGCTGCTAGATGGATGAATGTTTCAGATTATGAATTACAGTCACTTTTCCTACCTGTTCAAAtctaaaagttattttttaagatcTAGGCTAATTGAATAgtgttttcaaattatattaaattaattaacatagtCCTAATTTTCCATAAATTGCAGCCACCAATAGAATCTACATCACCAAATAATTGATTTGATGTTCCATGTGACTCCTTTCTTCAATTTAAGACTTTCTTAAATGGGATATAACTTTAAACAAATTCTCAAAGGAGCTGTCAAAACTTCAAGcaaatagaaaaagaaatgtAGGAGATGATGCAAATGAAAACTCATTGATCTTTACATAAAAGTGAAAACATCATACAAACTGTTCTATTTTCCAGCTTATAATTTAGTGTGACATGTGACCCACAAAATCTAATAGATTATGCTCAAATCTCTTAGTTAATGCCGAAAATTAGGAAGAATTGTACAAAGCTCAacaataaatgatttaataatttgaaacaaGAAAAACCTAAGCTTTAGAATCAATTCTCAATCCAACTTATCAGTTAGATTGTCAGACATGGCTGACGGTATCCTATGACGCTTCAATATTCGTGAAGTGGCTAACTTTGCGGACTCATAGTTCAATACTATTACTCTTTCATCGTCCAAATCAAACCTTAAGTTGTCTTCTGTGCATTCATCCACAAGCTTGCGTAGATGTTTCAGATTCTCAACCTTCACACCATTTACTTTGAACACCTATCCACCCAACAAAGACAATGAGCTTTTTCATTTCATCTTAACCCTATTCATTGTTTGTGAAGAATGAATGGACAaatagaaagaagaaaaatggaAGATCAATATCTTAGTTCTTGACCTTAAATACGAGTCTAATTGTTATCACAATTTACGATTCAGATCATGATATGAGAAGatctaattttgttttgtttgttgaaAATATGATCTAGAAAAGAATATGAATCATGATTCAAATAATTAGAAACAAGCCAACACATTTTCATTTTCTAAAGTTTGTTCTCTGGATCACGATGATACAGATTCTTGTGTTATTTTGTTTGCTTATTTGGTATAAAGATTATTTtcgacaaacaaaacaaaattagaaacaAGTTGAGTCAGAAACATTCTCTAAGCACAAAAGCTATAAGACCATAAATGAACAAAAGTTGCTACCTGCATTTCGGAAAGGCGTTCATACCCAGCATTTATGTCATCCATCAAAACCTGAAAATAGAGAAACAGAATAATGTAACTTACAAGCCTGAAATATCCTGGAAATGTTGGGTGGTTTTCGTGGGTATAACACTACTCAACAATATAATGGCTCTAAATATAATGCCAAGTAACGAAACGAACTGTAACCTGAGAAAGAATAACAAGTTGTTGACCAGCATTTTGAGGAAGTTCCTTTAGTGCTCGTTCACACAATCGACGAGGTGATGTGTTGAACCAGTCTTCTCCATATTCATGAAGATACGGTTGGGTAAGTGGAATAAAGACCAAACCAGCAAATATGAAATAAGAAGGAAGCTGGTCATACTGGTGAACAGGTACTAATGGCTGTAGCTGAAATATTACATAAATCCTActattagatttaaataaatttatcacaAGGTAGTCAACATTGCATAAGATGAAAACTCAATTGTTCAATAAACAAAAACAGAGAATCTATAGCAAGAAAATTTTGAACCAAAAATCTGCAAGGATGgccataaattttattttttcaaccaagTAATTTTTTTCCTGAAGGAGCAAGCTAGCACAACATCCCAATTCTCACCCACttgcatttgatgaaaaattcaATTGTTCAATAACCAGACAAAGAGAATTTATAGCAAGTAAAATTTGAACCAAAAATCTGCAAGATGGCccagaaattttattttttcaaccaagtttcatttttttcctGGAGCAGGCTAGCACAACATCCCAATTCTCACTCActtgcatttaaaaaaaactctcgTACAATAACCAAACAAAGAGAATCTATAGTAAGTAAATTTTGAACCAAAAATCTGCAAGATGgcccataatttttttttgtttctagaAGAAAACTAGCATAACATCCCAATTCCCACCACTATGACCCTACACATGAATTAAGGTGCTTTAAGTGGGAATCAAACATGATACCTTAGCCTCTTTGTTCAAAATTTAAGCACTTGTGATACCCTGGGTGGGTATGGCCCATATATTTTGAGGCTAAAGATAAAGAAAACCAGGACTGTGCGGGATGTATATATGCAGAACAATGTTGATTAACTTCAAAGATTCATGGTATAAATTATCTTCACATCCATATGAGAAACAaccaataaattttttaatttatctttgaCAAAGATTAGTTTCTTAATTGTAATTGGATCCAAATGAGGTTATGGTGTCAGTGTATCACCAATAGAAATCTCATTATCAGTTCAAGTCTGGTTCCCCATCCCTAAATTATGGCCAATTTCCCTTTCAAGTATTTTCCATCTGTTACAAAATACTCTGGACAATGGTTAATATCCCTCCCTTGAAAGACCTACCATTGATGGCTTTTGCCATCCTCtaataacaaataattcatttttccaACACAACGCAAAAGCAATTCCTTAAGTTAATATGACTCCAATGGCCATTCTGAATGTATTAAACAAAGAATTAATAAGGAAATGTGGCTTACTGGGTGAAGTTTGATACTGAACTCCTGCTCTTCACCATTCCTTAACACTCTAACCTGAGCAGTTTCATTGGGTCTTTTCATGGATACCAAATGATCAAAGGTTATTCGCTCTCTGTTCCTAAAGGGAACTGCATAACAAAAACATCAAAACTTGTTTAAGCAATTGAGTATTCACAAAACAGCTATGCAAGAAAAGACAAAGTTCTCAACTGAAGAAtcaaatagtttattttttcaaattatccataattaatatgaccaatgaagatgtcgatctgattcattaatatttaaatagtacAATATAGAAAACTTGAGGTGTTTGATAAGACGGGTTATTACATAATCTAAAGGATTaagtgttttatttaaattgaattcaTTTGACAACTgttatttagattaattaagCTAAACAAATTTAGCTAAAAAATCTAGCTTAATATGGTAAGAGCTATAAATAATGTAACTtgcaaaaaaatgaattaaatacgTTATTATAAAGGTAAATAGTCTTTAAGTACTTTATCAACACCAGTTCTACCTTCtatcaaatcaacttacatACCAAGTAcataaatttagaaattttcatttggtttataAAACTTACAGAAAACTAACTTGTTCAGcacttaaaattcaatattcagCCTTCAATACTTAAGTTTCAGTTTTgtcaaacacacccttagaaAAAGGAAACATATTACTATTAACTGTTAAACCATAAGCAGATATACCAATCAAAGATCAATTGCAAGGTCTTGCTCCCAAAACAGAGCCGCTTAAAAGAACTACTGCaaatacaaaaagaaaaatgaataaaaaacatatacatACCGGTTCCATCATTAGCTATTGGCACACCATCAAACTTAAGGAGAATATCATCTTTCTTCAAAATCTTGTATGCATCTGAAACTGGATTGATTTTGCTCACAAGGACACCAGTCATGTCAGACTTCATTCCAAAATGTTCTCTCAGTTGAGCATTTTCAGTTGGTTGGCAAGACAGCCCCATTGAGCAGAACCCAACATAACCTCCACAGCTTTCCACACCAGATATAAAATGTTCTATCACAGGAACAGGGATTATATAactgaaaaaagaaaattaataaataaatgagaaattctAGGAAGATTTGTTTGCGTAATAAAGCAATTGATTACATAAACAACATTAACCCATTTAAATCATACCCAATATTTTCAGCACCTGAAAGATTTTGAAAAGCTACACCAGCAACCTTATTGCCCATAATTGCAGGACCTCCACTGTTTCCGGGATTTATAGCTGCATCAATTTGTATTGCCATAAGCTGGGTTGCACCATGTACATATTGAGTGGGTTCAACTCTAGAGACAACGCCTTTAGTAACTGAAATGTTGTCCCCTCCTGCAAGTGGCAAATACTGCAAATTCAACCGTGGAGTATTACCAAAGGTTTTATTTCACGATATAATTGATTTTAGCATTTAAATACATTCAACATAGAAAGAAACATACATAAAGCAATTTCAACAATCACCTATCCAAAACAAAACTGAAGGCAAATCAATACATAGAAGGGTTGTACATTGCATTAAGAAAAGCATAGTTGAACCCACCAACGTAGTTCGAGTGGAAAATGTCTTGCTTAAGAGGCCAAATGTCTCAGGCTAGATTCCCACTAAAAACATCTTGATTGGAGTGGGGGGTCATGCTAGCTTCCTCAAGGGAATAAACCTTGGATctcaaaaagaaagaaaaaaaaaagcatagttgatttgacaaattaaaagagaatcttagagcttgtttgatgtgggttatttgagattatttccaaataatctaTATCCCATCAACAATCTACTCATCAATCTcatcattcaaataatcaaccaaaataccctctattttttatatttaaaaatatgtattcattaaatatttgtattccTAATGTCATTTTACTCAACTAATCCCAAATAAACAGgttaacctacatcaaacaggATTATGAGAAAATAACCACCTGCTTAACCATATAACCtcatatcaaacaaggccttaattaGGCAGAACCATTCAGATAACAATTTTTTACTCAATAGGATAGGATGTGAACGGTCAttgatatttgttaaaatataaaagagatgTGCAATATGAGAGTTCcttttattaaaactaatttcTCAAATTGTTAACAACAAGGCAAGCCTCCATATTCACAAATTTATGTTCAAGGTAGATTCAACAGCTTACACATATTGGTATATATGGCAGCCATGAACATGGTGTCAAATCCATTTCAAAAAGCTCAATTACTATGAAATACTAAAGTGCTCGCCCAGCTCGTTGATAAGTGTATTAACATAGATGGGAGCATGTATTCCGtaataacacaaataaatacAAGCTTTAATACATGAGATCGTGAAATTGAATAtccaaacaaacaaagaaaaaccAATTGTGCAGTCCATTTCATATTCTTTTGGTGGCTGAGATGCAAAAGCACTATTTGAGAACAAATATAAGTGTTCCCCTttcttaaattttgaaaaaagcTCACATATGTAAAATATCATCTAGAACAACTATCTCATATTCAAATTAAAGCAGTCACATCCAAGTTGCTTAATTTCAGATGGGGctaataattgattaatttccATAATAAGGTAAAATTAGCTTCTTTTTTTTCAATGCTAGGACTAGTGAATCGCTGGTACCTTGAGGATATCCAACAACTGCTACAGCTTCTTGTAGAAATGGAATGCCACTAAGCTCCAAAGAAGTCATACCATCCCAGAAATCTTCACTTTCTACTGTTAAAATTGCCAAATCGCATTCATGACCAACTGCTTTGACTTCTGCTCTATACTTGGTAGGAGAACCATGTTTCCTCACAAGCACAAAAGTATTATCAGCAACTACGTGAGCATTTGTAAGGATCCTTTTGCCAGTGATAACAAACCCTACATAATCAAAATGAAGATAATCCAACAAATATCAAGCTTCAAatcaaaaaggaaaaaagaaaagttaaaCCAAGGAGCTTAAAATATGTTCAATCATATTAATAATGAGTTGAAATCTAGCAAAGAGAGTATTCTTTTATCAAGCTCCATTACTAGCTAATCCAATGaacttaaaaatcaaaacttttGATTGACCCAAATGCTATATCAAGAGGAAAGACAAATCAGTGAATCACTAAAGCAAACTTCAGCCAAAATGAAATTAACCACGACTATACGTACCAGAACCCATAGTTTCTCGCTGAGATTTGTTCTGCCATGGTAGAAAATAATTGGGGCTACAGGAAACAGTAAAAATCTTAACAACCGAATCAAGAGCCAACTCTATAGCTGAATACGCATCAACAGAATCCGTCAAAACAGAGTTTAGAAGAACCGGAGATAGAGTATGCGATGAGATATCCGCAGCAGTGTCATCAACTTCATCAGGGATGAAAGTAACAGCCGGTTGATCATTGAAGTTTATGGCGGTGGTGGTAGAGAAAAATGAGGCAGAGTGACCTGTATTTACAGTTCCAGCTTCAACAAGTGAAAAAGGCGGAATTGTGTTATGGCGCCATGAAGGAAAAACAGATTTCTTAGGTTGGAATGAGGAAAGTCTGCGGACGGCGTGAATGGTTGTTCGCAGCATCattgttttcttctttctctctttgttGTTCagtcttcgtcttcttcttcttcttcttcccgcTGCTAGTAGAGTTATGAGAGTAGAAAGCCCAATTTcaaagaaaattatttgaaaattgaaactAGTTTTGTTTATTGGGCTGCCAACAAAATTTCTTACTCATTGGTTaggttaaaaaaaagttaataaggCCTCTTGGATAATATGAATAATCAAAATTTactcataattcaaataaaatattattaatttttattttaagaaataattattttatattataatgtcTTTTTTTCTAGTAACTCATAAATAgcccaattttaaaaaaaaattaaaaaaattactctTCAAGCTTTTGT is part of the Impatiens glandulifera chromosome 1, dImpGla2.1, whole genome shotgun sequence genome and encodes:
- the LOC124919821 gene encoding protease Do-like 10, mitochondrial, which gives rise to MMLRTTIHAVRRLSSFQPKKSVFPSWRHNTIPPFSLVEAGTVNTGHSASFFSTTTAINFNDQPAVTFIPDEVDDTAADISSHTLSPVLLNSVLTDSVDAYSAIELALDSVVKIFTVSCSPNYFLPWQNKSQRETMGSGFVITGKRILTNAHVVADNTFVLVRKHGSPTKYRAEVKAVGHECDLAILTVESEDFWDGMTSLELSGIPFLQEAVAVVGYPQGGDNISVTKGVVSRVEPTQYVHGATQLMAIQIDAAINPGNSGGPAIMGNKVAGVAFQNLSGAENIGYIIPVPVIEHFISGVESCGGYVGFCSMGLSCQPTENAQLREHFGMKSDMTGVLVSKINPVSDAYKILKKDDILLKFDGVPIANDGTVPFRNRERITFDHLVSMKRPNETAQVRVLRNGEEQEFSIKLHPLQPLVPVHQYDQLPSYFIFAGLVFIPLTQPYLHEYGEDWFNTSPRRLCERALKELPQNAGQQLVILSQVLMDDINAGYERLSEMQVFKVNGVKVENLKHLRKLVDECTEDNLRFDLDDERVIVLNYESAKLATSRILKRHRIPSAMSDNLTDKLD